In Capsicum annuum cultivar UCD-10X-F1 chromosome 11, UCD10Xv1.1, whole genome shotgun sequence, one genomic interval encodes:
- the LOC107847560 gene encoding phospholipid-transporting ATPase 3 isoform X2: protein MISILSCTPVSPVSPITNVLPLSLVLLVSLIKEAWEDWKRFQNDLSINNTSIDVFQDQQWVSVPWKKLQAGDIVRVKQDEFFPADLLFLASTNPDGVCYIETANLDGETNLKIRKALEKTWDYVTPDKVSGFTGEVQCEQPNNSLYTFAGNLISQKQTLPLGPNQLLLRGCSLRNTEYLVGAVIFTGHETKVMMNSMKIPSKRSSLEKKLDKLILTLFTVLFCMCLLGAIGSGIFINKKYFYLRFESSSDAQSNPDNRFVVAALTMFTLITLYSPIIPISLYVSVEMVKFIQSTKFINNDLHMYHAESNTPAQARTSNLNEELGQVEYIFSDKTGTLTRNLMEFFKCSIGGETYGNGVTEIEMGTAQRSGMRVEVQKSSNEAREKGFNFDDARLMRGAWRNEPNADSCKEFFRCLAICHTVLPEGEETPEKIRYQAASPDEAALVAAAKNFGFFFYKRTPTLIYVRESHVEKMGQIQDIPYEILNVLEFNSTRKRQSVVCRYPDGRLVLYCKGADNVIYERLRDGESDLKKRTREHLEHFGAAGLRTLCLAYRDLNPDVYESWNEKFIQAKSSLREREKKLDEVSELIEKDLVLIGCTAIEDKLQEGVPACIETLSRAGIKIWVLTGDKLETAINIAYACNLINNNMKQFVISSETDEIREVEDRGDQVELARFMKDTVKNELRRCYEEAQEHLRLPSGPKLALVIDGKVLMYALDPSLRVMLLNLSLNCSAVVCCRVSPLQKAQVTSLVRKGAQRITLSIGDGANDVSMIQAAHVGVGISGQEGMQAVMSSDFAIAQFRFLTDLLLVHGRWSYLRICKVVTYFFYKNLMFTLTQFWFTFRTGFSGQRFYDDWFQSLYNVIFTALPVIILGLFEKDVSASLSKKYPELYREGIRNTFFKWRVVATWAFFAVYQSLVLYSFVTASSTKGINSSGKMFGVWDVSTMACTCVVITVNLRLLMMCNTITRWHHISVGGSILLWFIFVFIYSGIHLNKQQEGIYFVIFVLMSTLYFYLVLLLLPVAALFVDFLYQGAQRWFWPYDYQIIQEIHKHEIDDGRIGLLEMSNELSPAEARRYAIMQLPGQKSKHTGFAFDSPGYESFFASQAGVLAPQKAWDVARRASMMRTRPKAPKKS from the exons GTTAAGCAGGATGAGTTCTTTCCAGCAGATCTTCTATTTCTTGCCAGCACAAATCCTGACGGGGTCTGCTACATTGAG ACCGCAAATTTGGATGGTGAAACTAATTTAAAGATccgaaaagcactagagaaaacCTGGGATTATGTGACTCCTGATAAAGTCTCTGGATTTACAG GAGAAGTACAATGTGAGCAACCCAATAACTCACTATACACTTTTGCTGGAAATCTGATAAGTCAAAAGCAAACCTTGCCACTCGGTCCAAATCAACTTCTATTAAGG GGCTGCAGCCTGAGAAACACAGAGTATCTTGTTGGGGCTGTTATTTTCACAGGCCATGAAACAAAG GTTATGATGAATTCCATGAAGATTCCTTCCAAGAGAAGCTCTTTGGAGAAGAAACTTGATAAGCTTATTCTAACTCTTTTTACTGTTCTCTTCTGCATGTGTTTATTGGGAGCTATTGGCAG TGGTATCTtcataaataagaaatatttttatttacgGTTTGAAAGCAGCTCAGACGCACAATCCAATCCTGACAATAGATTTGTG GTTGCTGCTTTGACCATGTTCACCTTAATCACTCTCTATTCACCGATTATTCCCATCTCTCTCTATGTCTCTGTTGAG ATGGTTAAGTTTATTCAATCCACAAAGTTTATCAACAATGACTTACACATGTACCATGCTGAGAGTAACACCCCTGCACAGGCTAGAACATCTAATTTGAATGAGGAACTTGGGCAG GTGGAATACATATTTTCTGACAAAACTGGAACTCTTACGAGGAACTTGATGGAGTTCTTTAAGTGTTCCATTGGAGGAGAGACATATGGAAATGGTGTTACTGAAATTGAGATGGGAACTGCCCAAAGAAGTGGAATGAGAGTTGAG GTTCAAAAATCATCAAACGAGGCACGAGAAAAAGGTTTCAATTTTGACGATGCTCGGCTGATGCGAGGTGCCTGGAGGAATGAACCTAATGCTGATTCATGCAAG GAATTTTTCAGATGCCTTGCAATATGTCATACAGTGCTTCCTGAAGGTGAAGAGACCCCAGAAAAAATACGATATCAGGCAGCGTCTCCTGATGAAGCTGCTTTGGTTGCTGCAGCAAAGAACTTCGGATTCTTCTTTTACAA GCGTACTCCAACATTGATTTATGTGCGTGAATCACATGTTGAGAAGATGGGACAGATTCAAGATATTCCCTACGAGATTCTGAATGTCCTTGAATTCAACAG TACGAGAAAGCGTCAGTCTGTTGTATGTCGCTATCCTGATGGCAGATTGGTACTCTATTGCAAG GGTGCAGACAATGTTATTTATGAGAGGTTGCGTGATGGAGAAAGTGATTTGAAGAAAAGGACTAGGGAGCACTTGGAACACTTTGGTGCTGCTGGACTTCGTACACTTTGCTTGGCCTATAGAGATCTAAACCCTGATGTGTATGAAAGTTGGAATGAAAAATTCATTCAAGCAAAATCTTCTCTAAGAGAGCGAGAGAAGAAACTAGATGAG GTGTCAGAACTGATAGAAAAGGATCTTGTCTTGATTGGATGCACTGCTATAGAAGACAAGCTTCAAGAAGGTGTACCTGCCTGCATAGAGACTCTTTCAAGGGCTGGAATTAAGATTTGGGTGCTTACTGGGGATAAACTAGAAACAGCAATAAACATTGCTTATG CATGTAATTTGATCAACAACAACATGAAACAATTTGTTATTAGCTCAGAAACTGATGAAATCAGAGAAGTGGAAGATAGA GGTGACCAAGTGGAGCTTGCTCGTTTTATGAAAGATACAGTCAAGAATGAGCTCAGGAGATGTTATGAAGAAGCACAAGAGCATCTCCGTTTGCCATCTGGACCAAAGTTAGCTCTAGTAATTGATGGGAAGGTCTTAATGTACGCCTTAGACCCAAGTCTCCGTGTAATGTTGTTGAATTTGAGCTTGAATTGCAGTGCAGTGGTTTGCTGTCGCGTTTCTCCTTTACAGAAAGCTCAG GTAACCAGCTTGGTTAGGAAGGGGGCACAGAGAATTACTCTTAGTATTGGTGATGGGGCTAATGATGTGAGTATGATTCAAGCTGCTCATGTTGGTGTCGGAATAAGTGGACAGGAGGGAATGCAGGCCGTGATGTCTAGTGATTTTGCAATAGCTCAGTTCCGCTTTCTCACCGATTTATTGCTTGTCCATGGACGCTGGTCATATCTTAGAATATGCAAG GTGGTGACATATTTCTTTTACAAGAATCTGATGTTTACACTGACTCAGTTTTGGTTTACCTTTCGCACTGGGTTCTCTGGTCAAAGGTTCTATGATGATTGGTTCCAGTCTCTCTACAATGTGATCTTCACAGCACTTCCTGTGATTATTCTTGGGCTTTTTGAGAAG GATGTCAGTGCATCTCTCTCCAAGAAATATCCTGAGTTATACAGGGAAGGAATTAGAAATACATTCTTCAAATGGAGAGTTGTGGCTACGTGGGCTTTTTTTGCAGTATATCAATCATTAGTCTTGTATAGTTTTGTAACTGCTTCGAGTACGAAGGGCATAAATTCATCTGGCAAGATGTTTGGCGTATGGGATGTCAGTACAATGGCCTGCACCTGTGTTGTTATTACTGTCAATTTGCGTCTCCTTATGATGTGCAACACAATTACAAGATGGCATCACATTAGTGTTGGAGGGAGCATATTATTATGGTTCATTTTTGTCTTTATCTACTCGGGTATCCACTTAAACAAACAACAG GAGGGTATCTACTTTGTCATCTTTGTCCTGATGAGCACTCTTTATTTCTACCTCGTGCTGCTGCTTCTACCAGTTGCTGCACTTTTTGTTGACTTCCTATATCAGGG GGCACAAAGATGGTTTTGGCCATATGATTATCAGATTATTCAGGAAATTCACAAGCACGAGATTGATGATGGTAGGATTGGTTTATTGGAGATGAGTAACGAGCTTTCTCCAGCTGAAGCAAGGAGATATGCCATAATGCAACTGCCTGGACAGAAATCTAAACATACTGGTTTCGCCTTTGATTCACCCGGCTATGAGTCATTTTTTGCATCTCAGGCTGGTGTCTTGGCACCTCAAAAGGCATGGGATGTGGCCCGGAGAGCAAGCATGATGAGAACACGGCCAAAAGCACCTAAAAAGAGCTGA